One window of Phycisphaeraceae bacterium genomic DNA carries:
- a CDS encoding glycosyltransferase: MIFDRDESLAGVSGHSDGVSRVVLRADMHVHSNASRGAATALLGFLGVSECYSEPERVYAQARTRGMDLVCLTDHDTIDGAMELVDRGFDDVIVGEEITTRFPEDGCVLHVLVWGLTPEQHEVIEILGLRDDVYALAQWIEEERLAHSLAHPLYAQNGALSQWHIERCVLMFRAFEGINGAHARVLNKSINTYLDRLDEAGIAAIEDAHGLVSLYPDARGIARTGGSDDHGLLNIGRTWTEARVKARERDRASAFLEAVRRGKCIAKGSHGTTRVLAHQITRVGIACAAERSCGDRANLGLSADAWDVAKAVAASAGVALEERSKRKSHEMPVEMGGFGKFGWSILNRMLESAADHMPEMEIKYPDLHERLQTNRWTDGAALAMHERVGRCGEELFEKIVQTHAMDALMAMHMNDTDELVRSLQSCAGALVSQLPYCIAMYYQNRERRFAHLMSRSHADRPMRMCLVTDTLGDVNGVARFIENLATHAHAHDLDLTVLTCVDSETAARNEVFELPNVRNIVPALTLPMPGYGDLKLHLPSTVQLMHQIEMIEPDVIHMSTPGPVGLHGLMASKLFHVPLVATYHTDFPAYIERMWQHPLARGVAEQMMRAVHAPCDRVMVRSSAYVPLVEKLGVRTDRIVRIRPGVDVDLFDPAYRSQKHWNTLNRTCGCDLRESSIKVLYAGRVSVEKNLQLLEQVWERVRVMCTVRGIDAQLIVAGDGPYRQEMERRLAGSDAQFVGFISGEMLSRVYASSDVFVFPSVTDTLGQVVLEAQASGLPAVVTDQGGPSDVVSHNDTGYVLAAEVDVWVDHVFGLICDALVRQRMGTSARASMVSMSIERSLDGFWYEHDHVVRAQRRADELRWNIRDTDAQTQEDSVTA; encoded by the coding sequence ATGATATTTGATCGTGACGAGTCGTTGGCTGGCGTGTCGGGACATTCCGATGGCGTCAGCCGCGTTGTACTGCGCGCCGACATGCATGTTCACTCGAACGCATCGCGTGGTGCGGCGACTGCTCTGCTTGGATTTCTCGGTGTTTCAGAGTGCTATTCCGAGCCCGAGCGTGTGTATGCCCAGGCTCGGACTCGCGGGATGGATCTTGTGTGTCTGACGGATCATGACACGATCGACGGGGCGATGGAGCTTGTCGATCGAGGATTCGATGACGTGATTGTGGGCGAGGAGATTACGACGCGGTTTCCTGAGGATGGCTGTGTGCTCCATGTGCTTGTGTGGGGGCTGACTCCTGAGCAGCATGAGGTGATTGAGATACTCGGCTTGCGAGATGATGTGTATGCGCTCGCGCAATGGATCGAGGAAGAACGTCTTGCGCATTCGCTTGCGCATCCATTGTATGCCCAGAACGGTGCGTTATCACAGTGGCATATCGAGCGTTGTGTGCTGATGTTCCGTGCGTTTGAGGGCATCAATGGAGCGCACGCACGTGTGCTGAATAAGTCGATCAACACATATCTGGACAGGCTGGATGAGGCTGGAATCGCAGCTATTGAGGATGCGCATGGGCTGGTTTCGTTGTACCCTGATGCTCGTGGTATCGCACGAACCGGTGGGAGTGATGACCACGGCCTGTTGAATATTGGAAGAACGTGGACGGAAGCTCGCGTGAAAGCTCGCGAGCGTGATCGTGCAAGCGCATTTCTCGAAGCTGTTCGTCGTGGGAAGTGTATAGCAAAGGGTTCTCACGGGACGACGCGCGTGCTCGCGCATCAGATCACACGAGTTGGGATTGCGTGTGCTGCCGAACGCTCTTGTGGTGATCGAGCAAATCTGGGTTTGAGTGCGGATGCGTGGGATGTCGCAAAGGCTGTAGCTGCGAGCGCTGGTGTCGCACTGGAAGAGCGATCGAAGCGAAAATCGCATGAAATGCCTGTAGAAATGGGTGGATTTGGAAAGTTTGGATGGTCGATCCTGAACAGGATGCTCGAGTCCGCCGCTGATCACATGCCTGAGATGGAGATCAAATATCCGGATCTTCACGAGCGACTTCAGACGAACCGATGGACGGATGGTGCTGCGCTTGCGATGCACGAGCGGGTTGGGCGCTGCGGAGAGGAGTTGTTTGAGAAGATTGTTCAGACACACGCGATGGACGCGCTGATGGCGATGCACATGAACGACACCGATGAGCTTGTGCGCTCGTTGCAATCATGTGCTGGTGCGCTTGTGTCGCAGCTTCCCTATTGCATCGCAATGTATTACCAGAATCGTGAGCGTCGGTTTGCTCATCTGATGTCGCGGTCGCATGCCGATCGACCGATGCGGATGTGTCTCGTGACTGACACGCTGGGAGATGTGAACGGTGTTGCACGGTTTATCGAGAATCTTGCGACGCATGCACATGCGCACGATCTTGATCTGACTGTGCTGACGTGTGTTGATAGCGAGACGGCTGCGCGAAATGAGGTGTTCGAACTGCCGAACGTGCGCAACATTGTGCCGGCACTCACGCTTCCAATGCCTGGGTATGGCGATCTTAAGCTACATCTCCCGTCAACAGTACAGTTGATGCATCAGATTGAGATGATCGAGCCCGATGTGATCCACATGTCGACGCCGGGCCCTGTCGGGCTTCATGGATTGATGGCTTCGAAGCTGTTCCATGTTCCCCTTGTTGCAACATATCACACCGATTTTCCAGCATATATTGAGCGGATGTGGCAGCATCCACTGGCACGCGGCGTTGCAGAGCAGATGATGCGTGCCGTCCATGCACCGTGCGATCGGGTGATGGTTCGGAGTAGTGCGTATGTTCCACTCGTGGAGAAGTTGGGTGTCAGAACCGATCGGATTGTGCGCATCAGGCCGGGTGTTGATGTGGACCTGTTCGATCCGGCGTATCGATCGCAGAAGCACTGGAACACGTTGAACCGTACGTGCGGGTGTGATCTGCGCGAGAGCTCTATCAAGGTGCTGTACGCGGGGAGAGTGAGTGTCGAGAAGAATCTGCAACTGCTTGAACAGGTGTGGGAGCGTGTGCGGGTCATGTGCACCGTACGTGGTATCGATGCGCAACTGATCGTTGCCGGGGACGGGCCGTACCGGCAGGAGATGGAGAGACGACTTGCAGGCTCTGATGCGCAGTTCGTTGGATTTATCTCAGGTGAGATGCTCTCGCGTGTGTACGCGAGTAGTGACGTGTTCGTGTTCCCGTCCGTGACAGATACGCTGGGGCAGGTTGTGCTTGAAGCCCAGGCGTCCGGGTTGCCCGCTGTGGTAACTGATCAGGGAGGACCGAGCGATGTTGTCTCACACAACGATACAGGCTATGTGCTCGCGGCAGAAGTCGACGTGTGGGTAGATCATGTCTTTGGGCTGATTTGCGATGCGTTGGTGCGTCAGCGGATGGGCACTTCTGCTCGTGCTTCGATGGTATCGATGTCCATCGAGCGCAGTCTTGACGGGTTCTGGTACGAGCACGACCATGTTGTGCGTGCGCAGCGCAGGGCTGACGAGTTGCGGTGGAACATCCGTGACACGGATGCACAGACGCAGGAAGACAGCGTCACAGCGTAA
- a CDS encoding DUF5309 family protein, translating into MAFTGKATYSAGVSLPELAEDVSDLIGIVSPHEVALLDHLGDPKVEARSTVHEWIEDTLLPNMDAVDDTSISGPTTVTSFDVANASRFRVGDLVRPGDTAEVMLVTGVSSPTITVTRSYGGTSAASIANGLALTILGNAALEGDTAPAARFTDRVRKQNYTQIFTSTVDVSGSMQSARAHGISDEVEYQKLERMRELLRDLENCVINGVAPSSNGQGSSTVRRSMTGILHQVSTNSFIPGQGGIPAGSGTFSTDLTEEVLNAVLREIWEQSSGVVDTIVVSGTQKRKINSFLSGSRSFDASSTKYTDLLSVYESDFGVCRVVMSRWVPTDALLLLDSSRISVMPLTGRSFHYKSLAASGDSISGQVIGEYTLEMKNENAHGVIRGLGLSSG; encoded by the coding sequence ATGGCATTTACTGGCAAGGCGACATATAGCGCGGGCGTGAGTCTGCCCGAACTTGCTGAGGATGTGTCGGATCTGATCGGCATTGTCAGTCCGCACGAGGTGGCGCTGCTGGATCATCTTGGTGATCCAAAGGTTGAGGCGCGAAGCACCGTGCATGAGTGGATTGAGGACACGCTGCTTCCGAATATGGATGCGGTTGACGACACGAGCATATCAGGGCCGACGACCGTGACATCATTCGATGTCGCAAATGCGAGCCGATTTCGCGTTGGCGACCTGGTTCGACCTGGTGACACTGCAGAGGTGATGCTCGTGACGGGCGTGAGTTCACCAACGATTACTGTGACACGTTCGTATGGCGGGACATCGGCTGCATCGATCGCCAATGGTCTTGCGCTAACGATTCTCGGAAACGCGGCTCTTGAAGGAGACACGGCGCCGGCTGCGAGATTTACAGATCGAGTGCGCAAACAGAACTACACACAGATCTTTACATCAACTGTTGATGTATCGGGCTCAATGCAGTCAGCACGAGCGCACGGGATTTCGGATGAGGTTGAATACCAGAAGCTTGAGCGGATGCGTGAACTGCTTCGTGACCTTGAGAACTGCGTGATCAACGGAGTTGCGCCGTCGAGCAACGGGCAGGGAAGCTCGACAGTTCGTCGAAGCATGACGGGCATTCTGCACCAGGTCAGCACGAACTCGTTCATTCCCGGGCAGGGCGGCATTCCGGCGGGCAGTGGTACGTTCTCCACGGATCTGACCGAGGAGGTGCTCAACGCGGTGCTTCGCGAGATCTGGGAGCAGTCGAGCGGTGTGGTTGACACGATTGTTGTGAGTGGCACGCAGAAACGGAAGATCAACTCATTCCTGAGCGGATCGCGGTCGTTTGATGCGAGCAGCACGAAGTACACGGACCTGTTAAGTGTGTACGAGAGCGACTTTGGTGTGTGTCGGGTGGTGATGTCGCGCTGGGTGCCGACGGATGCTCTGCTGCTCCTCGATTCATCGCGTATTTCAGTGATGCCGCTGACGGGGCGGAGCTTCCATTACAAATCTCTTGCGGCTTCAGGTGACTCGATCTCTGGCCAGGTGATTGGAGAGTACACGCTTGAGATGAAGAACGAGAACGCGCACGGTGTGATTCGTGGTCTGGGTCTTTCGTCGGGTTGA